In Lutra lutra chromosome 5, mLutLut1.2, whole genome shotgun sequence, a single genomic region encodes these proteins:
- the CRHBP gene encoding corticotropin-releasing factor-binding protein isoform X3: MPWSFPWSLGMSWSDGKDLRPFLWTRETLILFAVGQIEGPAASPLSHLSNFSRLTHFLCQLREATDHDPFLLFGANLKRELAGEPLYRRALRCLDMLSLPGQFTFTADGPQLHCAAFLIAEPEEFITIHYDLVSIDCQGGDFLKVFDGWILKGEKFPSSQDHPLPTTERYIDFCDSGLSRRSIRSSQNVAMIFFRVHEPGNGFTFSIKTDPNLFPCNAISQTPSGRFTLVVPHSRRNCSFSIIYPVVIKISDLTLGHLHGLQFKNPSAGCGGIGDFVELLGGPGLDPSKMMPLADLCYSFHGPVPLAT; encoded by the exons ATGCCCTGGTCCTTCCCTTGGTCCCTGGGGATGTCCTGGTCTGATGGAAAGGATCTAAGACCTTTTCTTTGGACGCGAGAGACGTTGATTCTCTTTGCTGTGGGGCAGATCGAGGGCCCTGCTGCCAGCCCCCTTTCCCACCTCTCGAACTTCTCCCGACTGACTCATTTTCTTTGCCAGCTGCGGGAAGCAACGGACCACGACCCTTTCCTGCTCTTCGGCGCCAACCTGAAGCGGGAGCTGGCGGGGGAGCCTCTGTACCGCCGCGCTCTGC GGTGCCTGGACATGCTGAGCCTCCCGGGCCAGTTCACCTTCACCGCCGACGGGCCGCAGCTGCACTGCGCCGCCTTCCTCATCGCCGAGCCCGAGGAGTTCATCACCATCCACTATGACCTGGTCTCCATCGACTGTCAGGGCGGCGACTTCCTGAAG GTATTTGATGGTTGGATTCTCAAGGGGGAGAAGTTCCCCAGTTCCCAGGATCATCCTCTCCCCACAACTGAGCGGTACATAGATTTCTGTGACAGTGGTCTAAGCAGAAGGAGCATCAGATCTTCCCAGAATGTGGCCATGATCTTCTTCCGGGTTCATGAACCAGGAAACGGATTCACCTTCAGCATAAAGACAGATCCCAACCTCTTTC CCTGCAATGCGATCTCCCAGACCCCTAGTGGAAGGTTTACCCTGGTCGTCCCACATTCGCGTCGAAACTGCAGCTTCTCCATAATTTATCCCGTGGTCATCAAAATATCAGATCTCACCCTGGGACACTTACATGGTCTGCAGTTCAAG AACCCCTCAGCAGGTTGTGGGGGAATAGGAGATTTTGTGGAGCTGTTGGGAGGACCTGGGCTGGACCCCTCCAAGATGATGCCTTTGGCTGACCTCTGCTATTCGTTTCATGGCCCTG